A DNA window from Limanda limanda chromosome 6, fLimLim1.1, whole genome shotgun sequence contains the following coding sequences:
- the LOC133002976 gene encoding odorant receptor 131-2-like translates to MNDKIMLIQVFVVLFLCINLLLITTFFTKEVFYTTMRYVLFAVTLMSDCLFLFLTDILFILNFYRCPMKVWLCITIYIISSLYMFVTPVTLTAMTLERYVAICLPLRHAELCSPRSTLHSILIIHILSSLPCIVFLSIFFSLASYSSYSQGRMCTVQIFIIYTWQRHLKSAINQFYFLIMCITIVFAYVKIMRVAKAASGEDKKSTWRGLRTVGLHAFQLLLCLIQLWCPFIEAAVLQINLMLFINVRYFNYITFILAPRCLSPLIYGLRDEMFFHALKRFALCGLRKKH, encoded by the coding sequence ATGAATGATAAGATCATGTTGATTCAGGTCTTTGTCGttctttttctctgcattaaCCTTCTGCTAATTACGACCTTTTTCACCAAGGAGGTCTTCTACACCACCATGCGCTACGTCTTATTTGCTGTCACACTAATGTCCgactgtctgtttttattcctgaCTGACATCCTGTTCATTTTGAATTTCTATCGCTGTCCGATGAAAGTGTGGTTGTGCATTACTATTTATATCATTTCGTCGCTGTACATGTTTGTGACACCAGTCACTCTGACGGCGATGACCCTGGAGCGCTACGTGGCCATTTGCCTGCCGCTGCGTCACGCAGAGCTGTGCTCCCCACGCAGCACTCTGCACAGCATCCTCATCATCCACATCCTCAGCTCTCTGCCCtgcattgtttttctctccatcttcttttcATTGGCCTCCTACAGCTCCTACAGCCAGGGCAGAATGTGCACTGTGCAAATCTTTATCATCTACACGTGGCAGCGTCACCTCAAATCAGCCATTAATCAGTTTTACTTCCTGATCATGTGCATCACAATCGTGTTTGCCTATGTGAAGATAATGAGAGTGGCCAAAGCTGCATCAGGAGAGGACAAAAAGTCCACATGGAGAGGACTCAGAACTGTGGGGCTTCACGCTttccagctgctcctgtgtctcaTCCAGCTGTGGTGTCCTTTCATAGAAGCTGCTGTGCTTCAAATCAATCTCATGTTATTTATCAATGTCAGGTACTttaattacattacttttattcttgctccaagatgtctgtctcctctcatttatggcctcagggatgaaatgttttttcatgccCTAAAAAGATTTGCTCTCTGTGGTTTGCGTAAGAAACACTGA
- the LOC133002977 gene encoding odorant receptor 131-2-like, whose translation MNDKFMLIQVFVVLFLCINLLLITTFFTKEVFYTTMRYVLFAVTLMSDCLFLFLTNILLLFTYYGYTIQMWLCIIIYIVISLYIFVTPVTLTAMTLERYVAICLPLRHAELCSPRSTLHGILIIHILSSLPCIVFLSIFFASASYGSYSQGRVCTVEIFIIHRWQGHLSSAINQFYFLIMCITIVFSYVKITRVAKAASGEDKKSTWRGLRTVGLHALQLLLCLIQLWCPFIEAAVLQINLMLFINVRYFNYITFILAPRCLSPLIYGLRDEMFSHALKRLSLGGLRKKH comes from the coding sequence ATGAATGATAAGTTCATGTTGATTCAGGTCTTTGTCGttctttttctctgcattaaCCTTCTGCTAATTACGACCTTTTTCACCAAGGAGGTCTTCTACACCACCATGCGCTACGTCTTATTTGCTGTCACGCTAATGTCCgactgtctgtttttattcctgaCTAACATCCTGCTCCTTTTCACTTACTATGGCTATACGATACAAATGTGGTTGtgcattattatttatatcgttatatcactgtatatttttgtgACACCAGTCACTCTGACGGCGATGACCCTGGAGCGCTACGTGGCCATTTGCCTGCCGCTGCGTCACGCAGAGCTGTGCTCCCCACGCAGCACTCTGCACGGCATCCTCATCATCCACATCCTCAGCTCTCTGCCTTGCAtcgtttttctctccatcttctttgcATCGGCCTCCTACGGCTCCTACAGCCAGGGCAGAGTGTGCACTGTGGAAATCTTCATCATCCACAGGTGGCAGGGTCACCTCAGTTCAGCCATTAATCAGTTTTACTTCCTGATCATGTGCATCACAATCGTGTTTTCCTATGTGAAGATAACGAGAGTGGCAAAAGCTGCATCAGGAGAGGACAAAAAGTCCACATGGAGAGGACTCAGAACTGTGGGGCTTCACGCTttgcagctgctcctgtgtctcaTCCAGCTGTGGTGTCCTTTCATAGAAGCTGCTGTGCTTCAAATCAATCTCATGTTATTTATCAATGTCAGGTACTttaattacattacttttattcttgctccaagatgtctgtctcctctcatttaTGGCCTCAGGGATGAAATGTTTTCTCATGCCCTGAAAAGATTATCTCTCGGTGGTTTGCGTAAGAAACACTGA
- the LOC133002978 gene encoding odorant receptor 131-2-like: MAANITTEYKINDKFMLIQVFVVLFLCINLLLITTFFTKEFFYTTMRYVLFAVTLMSDCLFLFLTNILLLFTYYGYTIQMWLCITIHIVLSLYMFVTPVTLTAMTLERYVAICLPLRHTELCSPRSTLHGIVIIHILSSLPCIVFLSIFFASASYGSYTQGRVCTVEIFIIHRWQGHLNSAINQFYFLIMCITIVFSYVNIMRVAKAASGEDKKSTWRGLRTVGLHALQLLLCLIQLWCPFIEAAVFKINLILFRNVRFFNYIAFILAPRCLSPLIYGLRDEMFFHALKRFALCGLRKKH, translated from the coding sequence atggcTGCTAACATCACCACAGAGTACAAGATAAATGATAAGTTCATGTTGATTCAGGTCTTTGTCGttctttttctctgcattaaCCTTCTGCTAATTACAACCTTTTTCACCAAGGAGTTCTTCTACACCACCATGCGCTATGTCTTATTTGCTGTCACGCTAATGTCCGACTGTCTATTTTTATTCCTGACAAACATCCTGCTCCTTTTCACTTACTATGGCTATACGATACAAATGTGGTTGTGCATTACTATTCATATCGTTTTGTCGCTGTACATGTTTGTGACACCAGTCACTCTGACGGCGATGACCCTGGAGCGCTACGTGGCCATTTGCCTTCCGCTGCGTCACACAGAGCTGTGCTCCCCACGCAGCACTCTGCACGGAATCGTCATCATCCACATCCTCAGCTCTCTGCCCTGCAtcgtttttctctccatcttctttgcATCGGCCTCCTACGGCTCCTACACCCAGGGCAGAGTGTGCACTGTGGAAATCTTCATCATCCACAGGTGGCAGGGTCACCTCAATTCAGCCATTAATCAGTTTTACTTCCTGATCATGTGCATCACAATTGTGTTTTCCTATGTGAATATAATGAGAGTGGCCAAAGCTGCATCAGGAGAGGACAAAAAGTCTACATGGAGAGGACTCAGAACTGTGGGGCTTCACGCTttgcagctgctcctgtgtctcaTCCAGCTGTGGTGTCCTTTCATAGAAGCTGCTGTATTTAAAATCAATCtaattttatttagaaatgtcAGGTTCTTTAATTACATTGCTTTTATTCTTGCTCCAagatgtctgtctcctctcatttatggcctcagggatgaaatgttttttcatgccCTGAAAAGATTTGCTCTCTGTGGTTTGCGTAAGAAACACTGA
- the LOC133003860 gene encoding odorant receptor 131-2-like: protein MNDKIMLIQVFVVLFLCINLLLITTFFTKEVFYTTMRYILFAVTLMSDCLFLFLTDILLISNLYSFTMKIWLCITIYIILSLYMFVTPVTLTAMTLERYLAICLPLRHAELCSPRSTLHGILIIYSLSSLPCIVFLSIFFASASYKSYTEGRTCTVEIFIIHAWQGHLRSAINQFYFLIMCITIVFSYVKIMTVAKAASGEDKKSTWRGLRTMGLHAFQLLLCLIQLWCPFIEAALLKINLMLFINVRTFNYITFILAPRCLSPLIYGLRD from the coding sequence ATGAATGATAAGATCATGTTGATTCAGGTCTTTGTCGttctttttctctgcattaaCCTTCTGCTAATTACGACCTTTTTCACCAAGGAGGTCTTCTACACCACCATGCGCTACATCTTATTTGCTGTCACACTAATGTCCgactgtctgtttttattcctgaCTGACATCCTGCTCATTTCGAATTTATATAGCTTTACGATGAAAATTTGGTTGTGCATTACTATTTATATCATTTTGTCGCTGTACATGTTTGTGACACCAGTCACTCTGACGGCGATGACCCTGGAGCGCTACTTGGCCATTTGCCTGCCGCTGCGTCACGCAGAGCTGTGCTCCCCACGCAGCACTCTGCACGGCATCCTCATCATCTACAGCCTCAGCTCTCTGCCCTGCAtcgtttttctctccatcttctttgcATCGGCCTCCTACAAGTCCTACACCGAGGGCAGAACGTGCACTGTGGAAATCTTCATCATCCACGCATGGCAGGGTCACCTCAGATCAGCCATTAATCAGTTTTACTTCCTGATCATGTGCATCACAATTGTGTTTTCCTATGTGAAGATAATGACAGTGGCCAAAGCTGCATCAGGAGAGGACAAAAAGTCCACATGGAGAGGACTCAGAACTATGGGGCTTCATGCTttccagctgctcctgtgtctcaTCCAGCTGTGGTGTCCTTTCATAGAAGCTGCTTTGCTTAAAATCAATCTCATGTTATTTATCAATGTCAGGACCTttaattacattacttttattcttgctccaagatgtctgtctcctctcatttaTGGCCTCAgggattaa